Proteins co-encoded in one Sandaracinaceae bacterium genomic window:
- a CDS encoding DUF448 domain-containing protein — protein MNAQEANEEPETHPERMCVGCRQKAERQDLVRFALGPTPPYVAPDPGRRLGGKGASVHPTRACLERAIARGGFARAAKQPVHLNLDAIVAALVAFEQRRASSLLMAAYRSRKLVLGTDAVREAMRAGGIPLLVVAHDAAGRRFEIEKAAERLGTACVVFGDKAALGALLRKDEVGVLALLDAGVAAEFAQAAARIRALREDEG, from the coding sequence ATGAACGCCCAGGAAGCGAACGAGGAACCCGAGACGCACCCCGAAAGGATGTGCGTGGGCTGCCGGCAGAAGGCCGAGCGGCAGGACCTCGTGCGCTTCGCGTTGGGTCCCACCCCTCCATACGTTGCCCCTGATCCGGGACGGCGGCTGGGCGGGAAGGGGGCCTCGGTGCACCCGACGCGGGCTTGCCTCGAGCGGGCCATCGCTCGGGGTGGCTTTGCCCGGGCGGCCAAGCAGCCGGTCCACCTGAACCTCGACGCGATCGTGGCCGCCCTGGTGGCGTTCGAGCAGCGTCGTGCCAGCAGCCTCCTGATGGCCGCGTATCGCAGTCGCAAGCTCGTTCTGGGCACGGATGCCGTGCGGGAAGCGATGCGCGCGGGTGGCATCCCGTTGCTGGTCGTGGCACACGACGCCGCAGGACGAAGGTTCGAGATTGAGAAAGCCGCGGAGCGCTTGGGCACCGCGTGTGTGGTGTTCGGCGACAAGGCAGCGCTCGGCGCGTTGCTTCGCAAGGATGAGGTCGGTGTGCTCGCCCTCCTCGACGCTGGAGTAGCTGCTGAGTTTGCTCAGGCGGCTGCGAGAATACGGGCACTTAGAGAGGACGAAGGTTAG
- a CDS encoding DHH family phosphoesterase, which produces MKGIDEAVRMVQEGQRFLVACHRRPDADAFGSALGFAAVLQELGKDATLYVPDELSLPLHYLADCMPRVRELPAGARFDSTWVMDTAAKSLLPDGLPGHEVRGPLIIVDHHAAHDDVGDLKLRDTEACSTGEVIATLARELGVWPLPRAAATPLYAAIVADTGGFRYPATKPKTLRLGADLLEAGADPWEAAYELFEGWEQPRMKLLASILDTLVVSDCGRLAMLRVTRKMLADVGANDDMVEGMVNYGRMLRGVEIAALLWEWPGDNGALDTKISLRSRGTADISLIAVALGGGGHRNAAGAQCSEDLDTVAVRIRREALAILGPAC; this is translated from the coding sequence GTGAAGGGCATCGACGAGGCGGTGCGTATGGTCCAGGAAGGCCAGCGCTTCCTCGTTGCGTGTCATCGCCGCCCCGACGCCGACGCGTTCGGCAGCGCGCTGGGCTTTGCCGCCGTGCTCCAGGAGCTGGGCAAGGACGCCACGCTGTATGTGCCGGACGAGCTGTCGCTGCCGCTGCACTACCTGGCGGACTGCATGCCGCGCGTGCGCGAGCTGCCTGCCGGCGCGCGCTTCGACTCCACTTGGGTGATGGACACCGCGGCCAAGTCGCTGTTGCCGGACGGGCTGCCGGGGCACGAGGTGCGCGGGCCGCTCATCATCGTGGACCACCACGCTGCGCACGATGACGTGGGCGACCTCAAGCTGCGCGACACGGAGGCTTGCTCCACGGGCGAAGTCATCGCCACGCTGGCCCGTGAGCTGGGGGTCTGGCCGCTCCCGCGCGCCGCCGCCACGCCGCTCTACGCTGCCATCGTGGCGGACACGGGTGGCTTCCGCTATCCGGCCACCAAGCCCAAGACGCTGCGCCTGGGGGCCGACCTGCTGGAGGCCGGCGCCGACCCGTGGGAAGCCGCGTACGAGCTCTTCGAAGGCTGGGAGCAGCCGCGCATGAAGCTGCTGGCGTCCATCTTGGACACGCTCGTGGTGTCCGACTGCGGGCGTCTCGCCATGCTGCGCGTCACGCGCAAGATGCTGGCCGACGTGGGCGCCAACGACGACATGGTGGAGGGCATGGTCAACTACGGGCGCATGCTTCGCGGGGTCGAGATCGCGGCGCTGCTGTGGGAGTGGCCTGGGGACAACGGCGCCCTCGACACCAAGATCAGCCTGCGCTCGCGCGGCACCGCGGACATCAGCCTCATCGCCGTGGCCCTCGGCGGCGGCGGCCACCGTAACGCCGCGGGCGCGCAGTGCAGCGAAGACCTCGACACCGTGGCCGTGCGCATCCGCCGTGAGGCGCTCGCCATCTTGGGGCCAGCGTGCTGA
- the rbfA gene encoding 30S ribosome-binding factor RbfA — protein MAERVRAEVMELLLRGAIRDPRVKDVLVSEVRVTDDLGHARVYVRTLQPSDEKRRVEVVKGLDHAAGFIRREVGAKLGLRYTPAFQFFWDSVMDSALQIESVLAEIRADSEVAEAAAAAEGEAGAGAQLPNTVEDEP, from the coding sequence GTGGCAGAGCGCGTCCGGGCCGAGGTGATGGAGCTGCTCCTGCGCGGCGCCATCCGCGATCCGCGCGTGAAGGATGTGCTGGTGTCGGAGGTGCGCGTCACCGACGACCTCGGGCACGCCCGCGTCTACGTGCGCACGCTCCAACCCTCCGACGAGAAGCGGCGCGTGGAGGTGGTCAAGGGCCTCGATCACGCGGCCGGCTTCATCCGCCGCGAGGTGGGCGCCAAGCTGGGGCTGCGGTACACGCCGGCGTTCCAGTTCTTCTGGGACTCCGTCATGGACTCGGCCCTGCAGATCGAGAGCGTGCTCGCCGAGATCCGGGCCGACTCCGAGGTGGCCGAGGCTGCGGCAGCCGCCGAGGGTGAGGCCGGCGCAGGCGCGCAGCTGCCTAACACCGTCGAGGACGAGCCGTGA
- the infB gene encoding translation initiation factor IF-2, translating into MRVYEVARELGIENKELMRRISTLGIPVSNHMSVLEQFQIEQIRRAIDKENAGNVVEERIRPTVVRRTRKKEAGADEAPAATPPQVEERIARPAVPMASEPRPAAAVVKQAPRAEAAPAPRVEAEPTRAEAKAPESVPVASTPSRDPEENEAPVRRAEASPVAAPRAESQPEEAPRAPRPSDQRGPSQPVRRPVASESDDAPARVVPRSELRAESETVAVKVPAPTQEELEGMSDDRSSVAPSSTSERFAHTHLPPGVTRRGNTVATSSLTVSDEKRRKIVAQHQQQQTQTRRKIVNRSSIGPAGRPPARPARRPKPGAPGTVKRLRPLETSLPGAQKRIIRIEDQIQLQTLAQRMSLKATDVLMELIQQGVTNVHINSTLDADTATLLASVFNYEVENVARTEDEIVGDARGDFENLESDRALRAPVVTVMGHVDHGKTSLLDKIRNETVAAGEAGGITQHIGAYRVEVMLEGEARSIVFLDTPGHEAFTAMRARGADATDVVILVVAADDGIMPQTREAITHAKQAKVPIVVALNKCDREDAQPERVKHELASLGLQPEEWGGETIFVETSAHTGLGIERLLQSVLLQAELLDLQANVNIPAEGVVLEAKLDRGRGPVANVLVRDGTLKPGDYVVAGQAWGRVRAMMDDRGRIVKVAGPATPVEILGLQDLPSAGDMIYQVKNQKKAQEVAESYKKAGGKPIQAQMSGARGLEEFQKMMNSGDVEELRLVLKADVQGSLEALKKSLLALTTDKVKVNIILSGVGGITENDIMLAAGGNAMVIGFNVRPQGKGTAIAKKERVDVRNYSIIYEALDDVRAAMRKLLAPNYIEKELGKAQVRMVFTIPKAGTIAGSMVLDGKILRTGKARVVRAGEVLFRGDVASLRRHKDDVKEVGTGFECGIGLAGFNEMQEGDIIEAYELVQIEATL; encoded by the coding sequence GTGCGAGTCTACGAAGTGGCGCGAGAGCTCGGGATCGAGAACAAGGAGCTCATGCGGCGGATCTCGACGCTGGGGATCCCCGTGAGCAATCACATGAGCGTCCTCGAGCAGTTCCAGATCGAGCAAATCCGTCGCGCAATCGACAAGGAAAACGCCGGGAACGTGGTCGAGGAGCGAATTCGCCCCACCGTGGTTCGCCGTACGCGCAAGAAGGAAGCTGGGGCTGACGAGGCGCCCGCTGCCACGCCGCCACAGGTCGAGGAGCGCATCGCCCGCCCTGCCGTCCCGATGGCCAGCGAGCCCCGTCCTGCCGCAGCCGTCGTGAAGCAGGCCCCGCGCGCCGAGGCCGCCCCTGCGCCGCGTGTGGAGGCCGAGCCCACCCGCGCCGAGGCCAAGGCACCCGAGAGCGTGCCCGTCGCCAGCACCCCGAGCCGTGATCCCGAGGAAAACGAGGCGCCGGTGCGCCGCGCCGAAGCCAGCCCCGTGGCGGCACCTCGCGCCGAAAGCCAGCCGGAAGAGGCGCCTCGTGCGCCGCGCCCGAGCGATCAGCGTGGCCCCAGCCAGCCCGTGCGCCGGCCTGTGGCGTCCGAGTCGGACGACGCCCCCGCCCGCGTGGTGCCTCGCTCCGAGCTGCGCGCCGAGAGCGAGACGGTCGCCGTGAAGGTGCCCGCGCCCACCCAGGAAGAGCTCGAGGGCATGAGCGACGATCGCTCGTCCGTGGCTCCGTCCAGCACGTCCGAGCGCTTCGCGCACACCCACCTTCCGCCGGGCGTCACGCGTCGTGGCAACACCGTGGCCACCAGCTCGCTCACCGTCTCCGACGAGAAGCGCCGCAAGATCGTCGCGCAGCACCAGCAGCAGCAGACCCAGACGCGTCGTAAGATCGTCAACCGCTCCAGCATCGGTCCGGCCGGTCGTCCGCCGGCTCGCCCCGCTCGTCGTCCGAAGCCGGGCGCGCCCGGAACGGTCAAGCGGCTGCGCCCGCTCGAGACCTCGTTGCCCGGCGCCCAGAAGCGCATCATCCGCATCGAGGACCAGATCCAGCTGCAGACGCTGGCTCAGCGCATGAGCCTCAAGGCCACGGATGTGCTCATGGAGCTCATCCAGCAGGGCGTCACCAACGTGCACATCAACAGCACGCTGGACGCGGACACCGCCACGCTGCTGGCGTCGGTGTTCAACTACGAGGTCGAGAACGTTGCCCGCACCGAGGACGAGATCGTCGGCGATGCGCGTGGTGACTTCGAGAACCTCGAGTCGGACCGGGCCCTGCGTGCCCCCGTCGTGACCGTCATGGGCCACGTCGACCACGGCAAGACCTCGCTGCTGGACAAGATCCGCAATGAGACGGTGGCCGCGGGCGAGGCCGGCGGCATCACGCAGCACATCGGTGCCTACCGCGTGGAGGTCATGCTGGAAGGCGAGGCCCGCAGCATCGTGTTCCTGGACACGCCGGGCCACGAGGCGTTCACCGCCATGCGCGCTCGCGGCGCAGACGCCACCGACGTCGTCATCCTCGTGGTGGCGGCCGACGACGGCATCATGCCGCAGACGCGTGAGGCCATCACCCACGCCAAGCAGGCGAAGGTGCCCATCGTGGTGGCGCTCAACAAGTGCGACCGCGAAGACGCCCAGCCCGAGCGCGTGAAGCACGAGCTCGCCTCGCTCGGCTTGCAGCCGGAAGAGTGGGGCGGCGAGACCATCTTCGTGGAGACCAGCGCGCACACGGGCCTCGGCATCGAGCGCCTGCTGCAGTCCGTGCTGCTCCAAGCCGAGCTCTTGGACCTCCAGGCCAACGTGAACATCCCCGCCGAGGGCGTGGTGCTCGAGGCCAAGCTCGACCGCGGTCGCGGTCCGGTGGCCAACGTGCTGGTGCGCGACGGAACGCTGAAGCCGGGTGACTACGTGGTCGCGGGTCAGGCCTGGGGCCGCGTCCGCGCCATGATGGACGACCGCGGGCGCATCGTGAAGGTCGCTGGTCCGGCGACGCCCGTCGAAATCCTGGGTCTTCAGGACCTGCCCTCCGCTGGCGACATGATCTACCAGGTCAAGAACCAGAAGAAGGCTCAAGAGGTCGCGGAGTCGTACAAGAAGGCCGGCGGCAAGCCCATCCAGGCCCAGATGTCCGGCGCGCGCGGGCTCGAAGAGTTCCAGAAGATGATGAACAGCGGCGACGTCGAGGAGCTGCGCTTGGTCTTGAAGGCCGACGTGCAGGGCTCGCTCGAGGCGCTCAAGAAGTCGCTGTTGGCGCTCACGACCGACAAGGTCAAGGTCAACATCATCCTGAGCGGCGTCGGTGGCATCACCGAGAACGACATCATGCTGGCGGCCGGTGGCAACGCCATGGTCATCGGCTTCAACGTGCGGCCGCAGGGCAAGGGCACGGCCATCGCCAAGAAAGAGCGCGTGGACGTCCGCAACTACTCCATCATCTACGAGGCGCTCGATGACGTGCGCGCGGCGATGCGGAAGCTGCTGGCGCCCAACTACATCGAGAAGGAACTCGGCAAGGCGCAGGTCCGAATGGTGTTCACCATTCCGAAGGCCGGCACCATCGCAGGCTCCATGGTCTTGGACGGCAAGATCCTGCGCACCGGCAAGGCGCGCGTGGTCCGGGCTGGCGAGGTCCTCTTCCGCGGCGACGTGGCCTCTCTCCGTCGCCACAAGGACGACGTGAAGGAGGTCGGCACCGGCTTCGAGTGCGGTATCGGCCTGGCCGGCTTCAACGAGATGCAAGAGGGCGACATCATCGAGGCCTACGAGCTCGTGCAGATCGAGGCGACGCTCTAG
- a CDS encoding L,D-transpeptidase family protein: MLACVGTGCGGQASEDATEETSGSTETAAGDPTAAGQADAEDGGAEDGGAEDGGATAGTTPKRIFAQRFVVAIRESPAETATRIGRMRAGSVLNAKTAAPVGFTDCPAGWYELETGGFVCNRREVIAFDGDRLPEVRFRQPRMADPLPYEFGYIRSEVPVYRRPPTDEEAMEHEGWRPPAPEGAEGTEGNTTAPSEGGSAQAAAEPTPAAVEPPTPAAPVEATPTPPVAVAEGTEVLPEEEPEPVTLDSLRGEGVVHHRAMRGFWVSLDRRIRSGPRSYWRTQSSLFVPARAITTRPGSTFAGLALDETTTLPVGFISRRQGINAESMDERGRLRRARRMYHRDSFAIAREETVGNRLYYVTAEGLYYRADQVMKVDRIEREARIPAGVKWIEVNLENQTLVAYDGDRPMYVTLISSGRVKRRGDEDHDHHTPTGVFRIREKHITNTMDGDGTVVDGPYSIEDVPYVQYFWRSFAFHTAFWHDNFGRTKSHGCVNMSPADSRWLFNWTTPGLPGGWHSVWAPEGEADTAPTYVWVHGETPLG, encoded by the coding sequence ATGCTCGCATGCGTGGGCACGGGCTGCGGTGGGCAGGCCAGCGAAGACGCCACCGAAGAGACCAGCGGCTCCACCGAGACTGCCGCAGGCGATCCGACGGCAGCCGGGCAGGCCGACGCCGAAGACGGCGGCGCGGAAGACGGCGGAGCCGAGGACGGCGGCGCCACGGCAGGGACCACGCCCAAGCGCATCTTCGCGCAGCGCTTCGTGGTGGCCATTCGCGAGAGCCCGGCCGAGACGGCCACGCGCATCGGACGCATGCGCGCGGGCTCGGTGCTGAACGCCAAGACGGCGGCTCCCGTGGGCTTCACGGACTGCCCGGCGGGCTGGTACGAGCTCGAGACGGGCGGCTTCGTCTGCAACCGGCGCGAGGTCATCGCGTTCGACGGAGACCGCCTGCCCGAGGTGCGCTTCCGCCAGCCCCGCATGGCGGACCCGCTGCCCTACGAGTTCGGCTACATCCGCAGCGAGGTCCCGGTCTACCGGCGGCCGCCCACGGATGAAGAGGCCATGGAGCACGAGGGTTGGCGTCCGCCCGCGCCCGAAGGGGCCGAGGGCACCGAGGGCAACACCACCGCGCCGAGCGAGGGCGGCAGCGCCCAGGCCGCAGCGGAGCCCACTCCGGCCGCCGTGGAACCGCCCACGCCGGCTGCTCCCGTGGAGGCGACCCCCACCCCTCCGGTGGCGGTCGCCGAGGGCACCGAGGTGCTCCCCGAGGAAGAGCCCGAGCCCGTCACGCTGGACTCGCTGCGCGGCGAAGGCGTGGTGCACCACCGGGCCATGCGCGGCTTCTGGGTGAGCCTCGACCGCCGCATCCGCTCCGGCCCGCGCAGCTACTGGCGCACGCAGAGCTCGCTCTTCGTCCCCGCGCGCGCCATCACCACGCGCCCCGGCAGCACCTTCGCGGGCTTGGCGCTGGACGAGACCACCACCCTCCCGGTGGGCTTCATCTCGCGCCGCCAGGGCATCAACGCCGAGTCCATGGACGAGCGTGGCCGCCTGCGCCGCGCCCGCCGCATGTACCACCGGGACTCCTTCGCCATCGCGCGCGAAGAGACCGTGGGCAACCGCCTGTACTACGTCACCGCCGAGGGCCTCTACTACCGCGCGGACCAGGTCATGAAGGTAGACCGCATCGAGCGCGAAGCCCGCATCCCGGCTGGCGTGAAGTGGATCGAGGTCAACCTCGAGAACCAGACCCTGGTGGCCTACGACGGCGATCGCCCCATGTACGTCACGCTCATCTCGTCCGGCCGTGTGAAGCGCCGCGGCGACGAAGACCACGACCACCACACCCCGACAGGCGTCTTCCGCATTCGCGAGAAGCACATCACCAACACCATGGACGGCGACGGAACCGTGGTGGACGGCCCCTACAGCATCGAAGACGTGCCCTACGTCCAGTACTTCTGGCGCTCCTTCGCCTTCCACACGGCCTTCTGGCACGACAACTTCGGCCGCACCAAGAGCCACGGCTGCGTGAACATGTCGCCCGCCGACTCACGCTGGCTCTTCAACTGGACCACCCCTGGCCTCCCCGGCGGCTGGCACTCGGTCTGGGCCCCGGAGGGCGAAGCCGACACCGCGCCCACCTACGTCTGGGTCCACGGCGAGACCCCGCTCGGCTGA
- the truB gene encoding tRNA pseudouridine(55) synthase TruB: protein MAKPRPPKLAPVDGLLVVDKPIGPTSHDVVQWARRVLGTSQVGHTGTLDPMASGVLVLGVGQGTKLMPHLGAEDKRYEATLRLGRGTRTLDAEGEVLERVRVPEGLTLERVREVAATFVGTLSQQAPDVSAIKVGGRALHERVRAGETVDAPFRDVVCHALEVHALQPVLNDPEGALDVTLALHTGKGYYVRSLGRDLALALGTVGHLVQLRRTRNGAFDVEGALDGALLAGVHDDACKVATRAAVRPLSEAVLSLGALQVSPAAVAELRFGRPLSLEALSPVTSWDEVPAVPVFALLDEAAELVALVERRDDRLYVVRGFPAKPSQEAEWSTLTT from the coding sequence GTGGCCAAGCCGCGCCCCCCGAAGCTCGCGCCCGTGGACGGCTTGCTCGTGGTGGACAAGCCCATCGGGCCCACTTCGCATGACGTGGTGCAGTGGGCGCGCCGGGTGCTGGGCACGTCACAGGTGGGCCACACGGGCACGCTCGACCCGATGGCCAGCGGTGTGTTGGTGCTGGGAGTAGGGCAGGGCACCAAGCTGATGCCGCACCTGGGCGCCGAGGACAAGCGCTACGAGGCCACGCTGCGGCTGGGTCGCGGCACCCGCACGCTGGACGCCGAGGGCGAGGTGCTGGAGCGTGTGCGCGTGCCGGAGGGGCTCACCCTCGAGCGCGTGCGCGAGGTGGCCGCCACGTTCGTGGGCACGCTGTCGCAGCAGGCACCGGACGTCAGCGCGATCAAGGTGGGGGGGCGGGCGCTCCACGAGCGCGTGCGTGCGGGCGAGACCGTGGACGCGCCGTTTCGCGACGTGGTCTGCCATGCTCTCGAGGTGCACGCGCTTCAGCCGGTCTTGAATGACCCCGAGGGCGCGCTCGACGTGACGCTCGCGCTGCACACGGGCAAGGGTTACTACGTGCGCTCGCTGGGGCGCGACCTGGCGCTGGCGCTCGGGACCGTGGGGCACCTGGTGCAGCTGCGGCGCACCCGCAACGGGGCCTTCGACGTGGAGGGTGCGCTCGATGGCGCGCTGCTGGCGGGTGTGCACGACGACGCCTGCAAGGTCGCCACGCGCGCCGCCGTTCGTCCGCTGTCCGAGGCCGTTTTGTCGCTGGGTGCGCTGCAGGTGAGTCCTGCCGCGGTGGCCGAGCTGCGCTTCGGACGCCCCCTGTCACTCGAGGCGCTCTCGCCCGTGACCTCGTGGGACGAGGTGCCCGCGGTGCCCGTGTTCGCGCTGCTCGACGAAGCGGCTGAATTGGTGGCGCTGGTGGAGCGCCGCGACGACCGCTTGTACGTGGTGCGGGGGTTCCCCGCGAAACCCAGCCAGGAGGCCGAGTGGAGCACGTTGACTACCTGA
- the nusA gene encoding transcription termination/antitermination protein NusA yields MSQGNMSLSSVIDLVSQEKGIDRSVLVEATEQAILTAAKRTFGPDRELEARYNEESGAVDLFQYMTVVEEVDDPELEISTEDAERHGLEAEVGEELGFQIFYLAGDMERAREQDRLFGHLLGISQQRQGFGRIAAQTAKQVIIQRVRDAERERVFNDYKNRIGEIVTGVVRRFERGSNIIVDFGNGVEAVLPSREQTPRESYRPGDRVEALLKSIDREARGPQIILSRTDVGLLVKLFEREVPEIFEGIVRVVAAAREPGARSKIAVSSRDSDVDPVGACVGMKGSRVQAVVQELRGEKIDIVPFDRDPARFVCNAIAPADVSRVVIDEQNHSMELVVPDSKLSLAIGRRGQNVRLASQLTKWRLDIVSEVRFKQMEEEAIEVLGRVGDANLGRTLYRLGFRTLDEVAEASLEELAGIEGVTDAEELRRLAEVEVETMRKERMVELAKGDEVPNDKLKLLLVPGVSQRIVDALDAGGYGSLQAILRETDVDRFALQAGLDAAYAKELKQGVEEFVKGPWAQLEATIKANRAKSRKAAADKAAVAAAEKAASAAPATPDSADDDDDEVQDA; encoded by the coding sequence ATGAGTCAGGGCAACATGTCTCTTTCAAGCGTCATCGACTTGGTCAGCCAGGAGAAAGGCATCGACCGCTCCGTGCTGGTCGAGGCCACCGAGCAGGCCATCCTCACCGCGGCCAAGCGCACCTTCGGCCCCGACCGTGAGCTCGAGGCGCGGTACAATGAAGAGAGCGGCGCCGTCGACCTCTTCCAGTACATGACCGTGGTCGAAGAGGTGGACGACCCCGAGCTCGAGATCTCGACCGAGGACGCGGAGCGTCACGGCCTCGAGGCCGAGGTGGGCGAGGAGCTTGGCTTCCAGATCTTCTACCTGGCCGGTGACATGGAGCGCGCCCGCGAGCAGGACCGCCTCTTCGGGCACCTCCTGGGCATCTCGCAGCAGCGCCAGGGCTTCGGCCGCATCGCAGCGCAAACGGCCAAGCAGGTCATCATCCAGCGCGTGCGCGACGCCGAGCGCGAGCGCGTGTTCAACGACTACAAGAACCGCATCGGCGAGATCGTCACCGGCGTGGTGCGCCGCTTCGAGCGCGGCAGCAACATCATCGTGGACTTCGGCAACGGCGTGGAGGCCGTGCTGCCGAGCCGCGAGCAGACCCCGCGCGAGAGCTACCGCCCGGGTGACCGCGTGGAGGCGCTCCTCAAGAGCATCGACCGCGAGGCGCGTGGCCCGCAGATCATCCTGTCGCGCACCGACGTGGGCCTGCTGGTGAAGCTCTTCGAGCGCGAGGTGCCGGAGATCTTCGAGGGCATCGTGCGCGTGGTGGCCGCGGCTCGTGAGCCGGGCGCTCGCAGCAAGATCGCGGTCAGCAGCCGCGACAGCGACGTGGACCCCGTGGGCGCGTGCGTGGGCATGAAGGGCTCGCGCGTGCAGGCCGTGGTGCAGGAGCTGCGCGGCGAGAAGATCGACATCGTGCCGTTCGACCGCGACCCGGCGCGCTTCGTGTGCAACGCCATCGCGCCCGCCGACGTGTCGCGCGTCGTCATCGACGAGCAGAACCACTCGATGGAGCTCGTGGTGCCCGACAGCAAGCTCTCGCTCGCCATCGGTCGCCGCGGCCAGAACGTGCGCCTCGCGTCGCAGCTCACCAAGTGGCGCCTCGACATCGTGAGCGAGGTTCGCTTCAAGCAGATGGAGGAGGAGGCCATCGAGGTGCTCGGTCGCGTGGGCGACGCCAACCTCGGCCGCACCCTCTACCGCCTGGGCTTCCGCACCCTGGACGAGGTCGCCGAGGCGAGCCTCGAAGAGCTGGCCGGCATCGAGGGCGTGACCGACGCCGAAGAGCTGCGCCGCCTGGCCGAGGTCGAGGTCGAGACCATGCGCAAGGAGCGCATGGTGGAGCTGGCCAAGGGCGACGAGGTCCCCAACGACAAGCTCAAGTTGCTGCTCGTGCCGGGTGTGTCGCAGCGCATCGTCGACGCGCTGGACGCCGGCGGCTACGGCTCGCTCCAGGCCATCCTGCGCGAGACCGACGTGGACCGCTTCGCGCTGCAGGCCGGCCTGGACGCTGCCTACGCCAAGGAGCTGAAGCAGGGCGTGGAGGAGTTCGTGAAGGGTCCCTGGGCCCAGCTCGAGGCCACCATCAAGGCCAACCGCGCCAAGTCCCGCAAGGCGGCGGCCGACAAGGCTGCCGTGGCGGCGGCCGAGAAGGCTGCTTCGGCAGCACCGGCCACCCCCGACTCGGCCGACGACGACGACGACGAAGTGCAGGACGCGTAG
- a CDS encoding ribosome maturation factor RimP has product MSKRTDALITTLEAIIEPVCLAHGVELVEVRHVPQKSASVIRITIDRARADGKDGSDITLTDCTDVSRDVSAAMDVHEEAMPPMYHLEVSSPGIERPLVKPADFERFAGREVALRTLVPFGPTKQRKFQGVLRGLVRAEGEEEFVELNVSGADVRIPFESITQANLVYRF; this is encoded by the coding sequence ATGTCCAAACGCACCGACGCACTCATCACCACGCTCGAAGCCATCATCGAGCCGGTCTGCCTGGCCCACGGGGTAGAGCTGGTCGAGGTGCGCCATGTGCCCCAGAAGTCGGCCTCGGTGATTCGCATCACCATCGACCGCGCGCGCGCCGACGGCAAAGACGGCAGCGACATCACGCTGACCGACTGCACCGACGTGAGCCGCGACGTGTCGGCGGCCATGGACGTGCACGAAGAGGCCATGCCGCCGATGTACCACCTCGAGGTGAGCTCGCCCGGCATCGAGCGGCCGCTGGTCAAGCCCGCCGACTTCGAGCGCTTCGCCGGTCGCGAGGTCGCGCTGCGCACGCTGGTGCCGTTCGGGCCCACCAAGCAGCGCAAGTTCCAGGGAGTCCTCCGCGGTCTGGTCCGCGCCGAGGGCGAAGAAGAGTTCGTTGAGTTGAACGTGAGCGGGGCGGATGTGCGCATCCCCTTCGAGTCCATCACCCAAGCCAACCTTGTGTATCGGTTCTGA